One genomic window of Anthonomus grandis grandis chromosome 3, icAntGran1.3, whole genome shotgun sequence includes the following:
- the LOC126734486 gene encoding polynucleotide 5'-hydroxyl-kinase NOL9, which yields MAKLDENYLDIIRNTLYHAENVTNTNAIAPIKTNKPKKESNKRSNSVSNKKIKISPKQISNKSRKVSFKDNSDKTINVNKPRADTPFKSRSINDSFIITTKAETVSPSLSGGLEPETPKTKPKKRRLSLSNSPDIKRKKNQNPRVKLNFDESPEIGIELIDDLLCSKSDHKSKKNSKNKKKNHKSNSVGIAQDPIRSQTELNGLKCGSKIEIQTDVTNSSQLIPNKKPQKDNISLDVNSEERTNSLQKDEDDCAADFYDNDKVTVKNLKFLRFANLFQPTLCDQYRGLNYFSVPKKHYKMSKSDEVKWESEWVVTEEPATCNTNNAASTPISNKRPTENEEYNTDMLCKSFEDSVIILDDNMVENDLDNPLQSSESSLTSSPAVVINLKDSSKIVVLSDINQVVHFHGICYLKVLQGKVEILGAFLDKNSAEQKVFSPRGTSLLYVTNYNKLYSESQIKLKSFIPLNLLDVNDHNLSFPEHSAILHCRELKEHYINFIENSISQVIFSQDICTGPRVNFELKGSWNKTRYSEQWGEALENLPDMFKLALCGGKGVGKSTFLRYCINFLLGRFKKIRVIDLDPGQSEFHPSGFISAVTVDSFTLGPNYTHLQNTDRLILSHINIGHNIKQYLTSVKFLLDETSLMENLPTIINFHGFNLGIGLDISANQLVMIKPSHLFEFKSKIAKKNYKFDLTPELVTSFVRTSVLRCDIDTGDELNYTYVKLTSVAERSEAWSLEARQSRELLLLSYFGKMMSDEVKDLTSPGVNMYSINTSALKITNYEGRIISPLAINNNLVALCSMPKTNKIFVSYGYGLVRGLDLESDTLVLITPVDIETLQNVTHLVLGSVTIPPAFIMSTGGAKGHVPYVSVGDLVDFGQLTKRSYIPAKKL from the exons agatatcacCTAAGCAGATATCAAATAAGTCGAGAAAAGTATCATTTAAAGATAATAGTGACAAGactataaatgtaaataaacctAGGGCAGATACCCCATTTAAGAGTAGATCAATTAATGATTCATTTATAATCACTACTAAGGCAGAAACAGTCAGCCCAAGTTTAAGCGGTGGGTTAGAACCAGAAACTCCTAAGACTAAACCTAAAAAACGTCGTTTATCATTATCAAATTCTCCagatatcaaaagaaaaaaaaatcaaaacccTCGGGTAAAACTCAATTTTGATGAAAGTCCTGAAATTGGGATTGAACTGATAGATGATCTACTTTGTAGTAAGTCTGATcacaaaagcaaaaaaaattcaaaaaataagaaaaaaaatcataaatcaaATAGTGTAGGAATTGCACAAGACCCCATAAGAAGCCAAACTGAATTAAATGGGTTAAAATGTGGTAGCAAAATTGAAATTCAAACAGATGTAACAAATTCCTCTCAGCTTATTCCCAataaaaaaccacaaaaagaTAATATTAGCTTGGATGTTAATAGTGAAGAAAGAACAAATTCTTTACAAAAGGATGAAGATGACTGTGCAGCAGATTTTTATGATAATGACAAAGTTACAGTAAAAAACcttaagtttttaagatttgcAAATTTATTCCAGCCTACCCTTTGTGACCAATATAGAGGATTAAACTATTTTAGTGTaccaaaaaaacattataaaatgtCTAAAAGTGATGAAGTTAAGTGGGAGTCTGAATGGGTTGTAACAGAAGAACCTGCAACATGCAACACAAATAATGCTGCTAGCACACCCATTTCAAATAAAAGACCAACTGAAAATGAGGAATATAATACTGATATGCTTTGCAAATCTTTTGAAGATTCAGTTATAATTTTAGATGATAATATGGTTGAAAATGATTTAGACAATCCACTGCAAAGCAGTGAGTCCTCATTGACAAGTTCCCCTGCagtagttattaatttaaaagattcttCAAAAATTGTTGTATTATCTGATATCAACCAAGTGGTTCATTTCCATGGAATTTGCTATCTAAAAGTATTACAAggaaaagttgaaattttagGAGCATTCCTGGATAAAAACTCGGCAGAACAAAAGGTATTTTCTCCAAGAGGCACCTCACTGCTTTATGTTACAAACTATAACAAACTTTATTCAGAGAGCCAAATTAAGCTTAAATCATTTATACCTTTAAATCTTTTGGATGTAAATGACCACAATTTGTCATTCCCAGAACATTCAGCTATATTGCACTGCAGAGAATTAAAAGAACATTATATAAACTTTATTGAAAATAGCATTTCACAAGTGATATTCTCACAAGACATTTGCACAGGACCAAGGGTCAATTTTGAGTTGAAGGGTTCTTGGAATAAAACAAGATATTCAGAACAATGGGGAGAAGCTTTAGAAAATCTTCCAGATATGTTTAAATTGGCTCTGTGTGGAGGAAAAGGTGTTGGTAAAAGtacatttttaagatattgtATTAATTTCCTATTGGGAAGATTTAAGAAGATTAGGGTTATTGATCTAGATCCAGGACAATCAGAATTTCATCCCTCTGGATTTATTTCTGCTGTGACAGTTGATAGTTTTACATTAGGGCCTAATTATACACATTTGCAAAATACTGACAG ACTAATATTATCGCATATTAACATAGGTCACAATATCAAACAGTATCTAACATCAGTTAAGTTTCTTCTGGATGAGACCTCTTTAATGGAAAATTTACCTACAATAATTAATTTCCATGGATTTAATTTGGGAATTGGTTTAGATATATCAGCAAACCAACTGGTGATGATAAAACCTTCACATCTTTTTGAGTTTAAAAGcaaaattgcaaagaaaaacTACAAATTTGACTTGACTCCTGAATTAGTCACCAGTTTTGTAAGAACTAGTGTTCTAAGGTGTGATATAGATACTGGTGATGAGCTTAATTATACTTATGTTAAGTTAACAAGTGTGGCTGAAAGAAGTGAGGCATGGTCCCTTGAAGCAAGACAATCAAGGGAACTTTTGCTTTTATCATATTTTGGTAAAATGATGTCAGATGAAGTGAAGGATTTAACAAGTCCCGGAGTCAATATGTATAG TATTAACACATCAGCATTAAAGATCACAAATTATGAGGGCAGGATCATCTCTCCCTtagcaataaataataatttagttgcATTATGCTCTATGcctaaaaccaataaaatatttgtatcgTATGGTTATG gATTGGTTCGAGGTCTAGATTTGGAAAGTGATACTTTAGTCCTCATAACTCCAGTTGACATTGAAACATTACAGAATGTTACTCACTTAGTGTTGGGTTCAGTAACAATACCTCCAGCTTTTATTATGTCAACGGGAGGAGCAAAGGGGCATGTTCCATACGTTAGTGTCGGAGATTTAGTGGATTTTGGGCAATTAACTAAGAGGTCTTACATACcagctaaaaaattatga